One region of Pogona vitticeps strain Pit_001003342236 chromosome 1, PviZW2.1, whole genome shotgun sequence genomic DNA includes:
- the RPRM gene encoding protein reprimo — protein sequence MNGSSLLGNQTEGMGLLLANSSDSLELVLRSFTPRAVVTDDGFVVTAPDERSLYIMRVVQIAVMCVLSLTVVFGIFFLGCNLLIKSEGMINFLVKDRRPSKEVEAVVVGPY from the coding sequence ATGAACGGCTCCTCGCTGCTGGGGAACCAGACCGAGGGGATGGGGCTGCTCCTGGCCAACAGCAGTGACTCCCTGGAGCTGGTGCTGCGCTCCTTCACGCCGCGGGCGGTGGTGACCGACGACGGCTTCGTGGTGACGGCGCCGGACGAGAGGAGCCTGTACATCATGCGGGTGGTGCAGATCGCCGTCATGTGCGTCCTCTCCCTCACCGTCGTCTTCGGCATCTTCTTCCTCGGCTGCAACCTGCTCATCAAGTCCGAAGGCATGATCAACTTCTTGGTAAAGGACAGGAGGCCGTCCAAAGAAGTGGAGGCGGTGGTGGTGGGACCCTACTGA